Proteins co-encoded in one Populus trichocarpa isolate Nisqually-1 chromosome 10, P.trichocarpa_v4.1, whole genome shotgun sequence genomic window:
- the LOC7497975 gene encoding adenylate isopentenyltransferase 5, chloroplastic, with translation MTMRLSLTAYKQVQPRGNFQGGLNMKPFFRRKDKVVFVVGPTGTGKSRLAIDLATRFPAEVVNCDKMQVYKGLDIVTNKVTEEECRGVPHHLLGIADPNANFTSDDFRHHASLVVESIVTRDRLPIIAGGSNSYIEALANDDPEFRLRYECCFLWVDVSLPILYSFVSERVDRMVEAGLIDEVRDMFDPNKFDDYSQGIKRAIGVPELDHFLRNEAIVDAKTRRKLLDEAIDKIKENTCMLASRQLQKIHRLHSIWNWNVHRIDATPVFLTSGKEVDNLWDKLVAGPSTMIVNQFLCDKNYASPIIPSESIKMEPISVPALAVGATR, from the coding sequence ATGACCATGAGGCTTTCTTTGACCGCCTACAAACAAGTACAGCCTCGTGGGAATTTCCAAGGGGGGCTAAACATGAAACCTTTCTTTCGTCGAAAAGATAAGGTTGTGTTCGTTGTTGGACCGACTGGCACAGGCAAATCAAGGCTGGCTATTGACCTGGCAACCCGTTTCCCAGCCGAGGTTGTCAATTGTGACAAAATGCAAGTTTATAAAGGCCTCGATATAGTCACAAACAAGGTCACTGAAGAGGAGTGTCGCGGTGTGCCTCATCATTTACTTGGCATAGCAGACCCTAATGCAAATTTCACTTCCGATGACTTCAGGCACCATGCATCACTTGTTGTCGAATCAATCGTGACACGTGATCGGCTACCGATCATCGCCGGTGGATCAAATTCCTACATCGAGGCTTTAGCAAATGATGATCCTGAATTTCGATTAAGGTATGAATGTTGTTTTCTTTGGGTGGACGTGTCACTCCCAATACTTTATTCATTCGTATCAGAGCGGGTCGATCGAATGGTGGAAGCAGGCTTGATTGATGAGGTGAGAGATATGTTTGATCCTAATAAATTTGATGATTATTCACAAGGAATCAAACGGGCAATTGGGGTTCCTGAATTGGATCATTTTTTACGAAATGAGGCGATTGTGGATGCTAAAACTCGTAGAAAGCTTCTTGATGAGGccattgataaaattaaagaaaatacttGTATGCTAGCCTCTCGACAATTACAAAAAATCCATCGGCTTCATAGCATATGGAATTGGAACGTGCACCGAATCGATGCCACCCCAGTTTTCCTAACGAGTGGAAAGGAGGTTGACAATCTTTGGGACAAACTTGTGGCAGGACCAAGCACCATGATTGTGAACCAGTTTCTTTGTGACAAAAATTATGCATCTCCCATTATACCATCAGAATCAATCAAGATGGAGCCAATCTCTGTCCCGGCCCTGGCTGTTGGCGCCACTCGATAG